A window from Megalops cyprinoides isolate fMegCyp1 chromosome 8, fMegCyp1.pri, whole genome shotgun sequence encodes these proteins:
- the chst6 gene encoding carbohydrate sulfotransferase 6, with protein sequence MPRFRLSGPALASLLLLQAAGLLLLLGLRGGRLLGDADPAPLTPPRVHVLLLSSWRSGSSFLGQAFSQHPDVFYLMEPAWHVWTSLRPAGARTLRMAVRDLARSLFHCDLSALEAYAPPRPNISHLFMWSHSRALCSPPACPLTPRGAFSNETACRARCGAAGLDAAEAACRAHSHVVLKEVRFFDLAPLYPLLRDPALDVRIVHLVRDPRAVARSREQSAKALMRDNAVVLDRADALIGDPHYRVLQEVCRGHLRIYEAATGAPPAFLRGRYKLVRYEDVARDPLGQIAAVYEFAGLAASRRLRDWIYGVTHGKGRGSRREAFQITSRDAADVSRAWRAQLPHDKVRRVQEVCGAAMAALGYRPVASEEEQRRMEVELVAPREGYRFAWGPAKTAAAEEGEEARPTEG encoded by the coding sequence ATGCCCCGCTTCCGCCTCTCCGGCCCGGCGCTGGCctcgctcctcctcctccaggcggcggggctcctcctcctcctcggtcTCCGCGGCGGCCGTCTCCTCGGCGACGCCGACCCCGCCCCCCTGACCCCGCCCCGCGTCcacgtcctcctcctctcctcctggcGCTCGGGCTCCTCCTTCCTGGGCCAGGCCTTCAGCCAGCACCCGGACGTCTTCTACCTCATGGAGCCGGCGTGGCACGTGTGGACGTCCCTCCGGCCCGCGGGGGCGCGAACCCTCCGCATGGCGGTGCGCGACCTCGCCCGGAGCCTCTTCCACTGCGACCTCTCCGCGCTGGAGGCGTACGCGCCGCCCCGCCCGAACATATCCCACCTCTTCATGTGGAGCCACAGCCGGGCGCTGTGCTCGCCGCCGGCGTGCCCGCTAACCCCGCGCGGCGCGTTCAGTAACGAAACCGCGTGCCGCGCCCGCTGCGGCGCGGCGGGCCTCGACGCGGCCGAGGCGGCGTGCCGCGCCCACTCCCACGTGGTGCTGAAGGAGGTGCGCTTCTTCGACCTGGCGCCGCTCTACCCGCTCCTCCGCGACCCGGCGCTCGACGTCCGCATCGTGCACCTGGTGCGCGACCCGCGCGCCGTGGCGCGCTCCCGCGAGCAGTCGGCTAAGGCGCTAATGCGCGACAACGCGGTGGTCTTAGACCGCGCCGACGCGCTAATCGGCGACCCGCACTACCGCGTCCTCCAGGAGGTGTGCCGCGGCCACCTCCGGATCTACGAGGCGGCGACGGGCGCGCCGCCGGCGTTCCTGCGCGGCCGCTACAAGCTCGTCCGCTACGAGGACGTGGCCCGCGACCCGCTGGGCCAGATCGCCGCCGTCTACGAGTTCGCGGGGCTGGCGGCCAGCCGGCGCCTCCGCGACTGGATCTACGGCGTCACGCACGGGAAGGGGCGGGGCTCGCGGCGGGAGGCGTTCCAGATCACGTCGCGCGACGCCGCCGACGTCTCGCGGGCGTGGCGCGCCCAGCTGCCGCACGACAAGGTGCGGCGGGTGCAGGAGGTGTGCGGCGCCGCCATGGCGGCGCTAGGCTACCGGCCCGTGGCGAGCGAGGAGGAGCAGCGGCggatggaggtggagctggtggCGCCGCGGGAGGGGTACCGCTTCGCGTGGGGGCCGGCGAAAACGGCGGcggcggaggagggggaggaggccCGGCCGACGGAGGGatga